The following are encoded in a window of Negativicutes bacterium genomic DNA:
- the hflX gene encoding GTPase HflX, whose amino-acid sequence MKTTQDTAENKKELAILVALQLPKQNWDISESIKELAALADTAGAEVLQTFIQRLPHPDSAFYIGKGKAEEIGLYAEEMQADLVIFNDELSPSQLRNISGVINCRVIDRNQLILDIFAQRAQSSEGKLQVELAQLNYSLPRLAGLGSSLSRLGGGIGTRGPGESKLEQDRRIIRDRINFLQKEIDEVGKRRQVSKGARQRSGMSVVALVGYTNAGKSSILNWLCDSNVLAENKLFATLDSVTRTFSLNNKREILLSDTVGFIHDLPHQLIAAFRSTLDELQYADLLLHVIDISDNNYEEQMQTCLDLLKELKVTQTVIPVFNKIDALTTPSVLEKVMAEYPNAVAVSVRENRGKEQLLQAIQDYFASQRPVYAVIISYQEGELLNLIHENATILQRTAEEDGMHLLLESSEAFQERLLSRLQQSKETEHD is encoded by the coding sequence ATGAAAACAACGCAAGACACAGCAGAAAATAAAAAAGAACTGGCCATTTTAGTTGCTTTGCAGCTGCCGAAGCAAAATTGGGATATCAGCGAAAGCATCAAGGAATTGGCTGCGCTGGCGGATACGGCCGGTGCCGAAGTATTGCAGACATTTATTCAAAGGCTGCCGCACCCGGACAGTGCTTTTTACATCGGCAAAGGCAAAGCCGAAGAAATCGGTCTCTATGCGGAGGAAATGCAGGCAGATCTGGTGATTTTTAACGATGAACTGAGCCCTTCTCAATTAAGAAACATCAGCGGGGTAATAAACTGCCGTGTAATCGACCGCAACCAGCTGATTCTGGATATCTTCGCCCAGCGTGCGCAAAGCAGCGAAGGGAAACTGCAGGTGGAATTGGCACAGCTGAATTACAGCTTACCCCGTTTGGCCGGTCTGGGCAGCTCCTTATCACGCTTGGGCGGCGGTATCGGCACCCGCGGTCCCGGTGAAAGCAAGCTGGAACAGGACAGACGGATCATCCGCGACCGCATCAATTTTCTGCAGAAGGAGATCGACGAAGTCGGCAAGCGCCGGCAGGTCTCAAAGGGGGCGCGTCAACGCAGCGGCATGTCGGTTGTCGCTTTGGTTGGTTATACCAACGCCGGCAAGAGCAGCATTTTAAATTGGCTTTGTGACAGTAATGTCTTAGCGGAAAATAAATTGTTCGCTACCCTGGATTCCGTCACACGGACGTTCAGTCTGAACAACAAGCGGGAAATTCTGCTTTCCGATACCGTCGGTTTCATTCATGATCTGCCGCATCAATTAATTGCGGCTTTCCGCTCTACGTTGGATGAACTGCAGTATGCCGATCTGTTGCTGCATGTGATCGATATCAGCGACAATAATTACGAAGAACAAATGCAGACCTGCCTCGATCTTCTGAAAGAGCTGAAAGTAACGCAGACCGTCATCCCTGTCTTCAATAAAATTGATGCGCTGACCACGCCTTCGGTCTTAGAAAAAGTCATGGCAGAGTATCCCAACGCGGTAGCCGTATCGGTGCGGGAGAATCGGGGGAAAGAGCAGCTGCTGCAGGCAATTCAGGATTATTTCGCCAGTCAGCGGCCGGTTTATGCGGTGATCATCTCCTATCAGGAGGGAGAACTGCTGAATTTAATCCATGAAAATGCAACAATTTTGCAGCGCACGGCCGAAGAAGACGGCATGCATCTTTTGCTGGAGAGCAGCGAAGCGTTTCAGGAACGGCTTCTCAGCCGTTTACAGCAGAGCAAGGAAACAGAGCATGACTGA
- a CDS encoding MATE family efflux transporter encodes MSEEIGKKEAVSADSPAEHEKYDQSFLLKDELTAAEANKVVLKLAGPAVAEQLLMALVGMIDMIQVSRIGPAAITAVGLTNQPMMFAMAIFMAINVGTTAVVARFIGAHDIKSANETARQSLIIVTLLGLLVGAVMFLIAKPVLLFMGAEADAMFYGVKYFQIVSVSMVFNTIQMCVNSMVRGAGDTKAPMINNTAVNLINVVFNFLLINGIWFFPRMGVTGAAVATAFSRLVGCIMALSLVLLPGKRITVSFKGGYHFNWDLIKRVAKVGMPAAAEQFVMRIGMILFTRTVSGLGTVVYAAHQVAININSLSFTTGQGFGMSATSLVGRCLGAKKPDMAEKFAKATSNMSMFVSLGVAALLFFAGDKVALLYTDDASVIASSAIALKIIALVQPLQSIQFVLAGALRGAGDTKWPLYSTIIGVWFFRLGLALVLVQYLHMGLIGAWIAMAVDQAVRSLVIQYRFRSNKWKHVRV; translated from the coding sequence ATGAGCGAGGAAATAGGGAAAAAGGAAGCGGTTTCGGCGGATTCCCCCGCAGAGCATGAAAAGTATGATCAGAGCTTCTTGCTTAAGGATGAACTTACTGCCGCGGAAGCGAATAAGGTTGTCCTTAAGCTGGCCGGACCGGCTGTGGCGGAGCAGCTCTTGATGGCTTTGGTTGGTATGATCGATATGATTCAGGTCAGCCGGATCGGACCTGCCGCAATTACCGCGGTTGGTTTAACCAACCAGCCGATGATGTTCGCGATGGCAATTTTTATGGCGATCAACGTCGGCACGACGGCTGTGGTTGCTCGTTTTATCGGCGCTCACGATATCAAAAGTGCCAATGAAACCGCCCGTCAGTCTCTGATTATTGTCACCCTGTTGGGTCTCCTTGTTGGCGCCGTGATGTTTTTAATCGCCAAACCGGTGCTGTTGTTTATGGGTGCGGAAGCAGACGCTATGTTTTATGGCGTGAAATATTTCCAAATTGTTTCCGTCAGCATGGTTTTTAACACGATTCAGATGTGCGTCAATTCCATGGTCCGCGGCGCCGGTGATACCAAAGCGCCGATGATCAATAATACGGCTGTCAACCTGATCAACGTTGTTTTTAATTTTCTCCTGATCAACGGCATCTGGTTTTTCCCCAGGATGGGTGTTACCGGTGCGGCAGTAGCAACCGCTTTTTCCCGCTTGGTTGGCTGTATCATGGCTCTTTCGCTCGTCTTGCTACCGGGGAAGCGGATTACCGTTTCTTTTAAAGGCGGCTATCATTTTAACTGGGATTTGATCAAGCGTGTGGCCAAAGTTGGTATGCCCGCTGCCGCCGAGCAATTTGTCATGCGGATCGGAATGATTCTTTTTACCCGTACGGTTTCCGGTTTGGGTACCGTCGTCTATGCTGCGCATCAGGTTGCGATCAATATCAACAGTTTGTCGTTTACAACCGGACAGGGTTTCGGTATGTCTGCCACTTCCTTGGTCGGCCGCTGTTTGGGAGCGAAAAAGCCGGATATGGCGGAGAAATTTGCCAAGGCAACTTCCAATATGTCAATGTTTGTTTCTCTCGGCGTCGCTGCGCTGCTTTTCTTTGCAGGGGATAAAGTTGCTTTGCTCTATACCGATGATGCTTCCGTGATTGCCAGCTCGGCGATTGCTTTGAAGATCATCGCTTTGGTGCAGCCGCTGCAGTCGATCCAATTTGTTTTGGCCGGTGCTCTGCGCGGAGCGGGCGACACCAAGTGGCCGCTGTATTCCACCATCATTGGTGTTTGGTTCTTCCGTCTTGGATTGGCGCTTGTTTTGGTGCAATATTTGCATATGGGCTTAATCGGCGCCTGGATCGCCATGGCGGTCGATCAGGCAGTACGCTCTTTGGTCATTCAATACCGTTTCAGATCGAACAAATGGAAGCACGTTCGTGTCTAG
- a CDS encoding DUF1177 domain-containing protein yields MLKQVMEIHELLDSSFASGAKIKELLIARGLPAEQCHWLTVMGEQGSTDFIHVLLKGKHGKLCGGSAPTLGIIGRLGGVGARPERIGLVSDGDGAITAMAVALKLVDMQKNGDTLAGDVIVSTHIAPFSPTSPHEPVPFMGSPVDIAVMNQYEVDASADAILSVDTTKGNRIFNARGFAITPTIKDGWILRISEDLLSIMEWTTGQPARVLPVTMQDITPYGNDLYHLNSILQPSVVTDAALVGVAITTETAVPGCATGASHEIDIEETARFCIEVAKYYGENQCSFYNQTEYAALLSGYGSMSHLRAINPLRK; encoded by the coding sequence ATGCTCAAACAAGTAATGGAAATCCATGAGCTGCTGGATAGTTCGTTTGCCAGCGGCGCAAAAATAAAAGAATTATTGATTGCCAGAGGGCTGCCGGCGGAACAGTGTCATTGGCTGACCGTGATGGGCGAGCAGGGCAGCACAGACTTCATCCATGTTTTGCTCAAAGGGAAGCATGGTAAATTATGCGGAGGCAGCGCCCCAACTTTAGGTATTATCGGACGTCTGGGAGGGGTTGGAGCCAGACCGGAACGTATTGGTTTGGTTTCTGATGGAGACGGCGCGATCACAGCCATGGCCGTCGCCTTGAAACTGGTTGATATGCAGAAAAATGGCGATACTTTAGCCGGCGATGTGATTGTCTCAACGCATATTGCTCCTTTTTCGCCGACCTCGCCGCACGAGCCGGTACCTTTTATGGGTTCTCCGGTGGATATCGCAGTCATGAATCAGTATGAAGTAGATGCTTCCGCTGATGCTATTTTATCGGTTGATACCACCAAGGGCAATCGGATTTTCAATGCGCGTGGCTTTGCCATTACGCCAACGATCAAGGATGGCTGGATTCTGCGCATCAGTGAAGACCTGCTTTCGATTATGGAATGGACTACCGGCCAACCAGCCAGGGTGCTGCCGGTTACCATGCAGGATATCACACCGTATGGTAATGATCTTTATCATCTCAACAGCATCCTGCAGCCCTCCGTCGTGACCGATGCCGCTCTGGTGGGGGTAGCCATCACGACAGAAACAGCCGTACCTGGCTGTGCAACGGGAGCTTCTCATGAAATTGATATCGAAGAAACCGCACGTTTCTGCATCGAGGTGGCCAAATACTACGGTGAAAATCAATGTTCCTTCTATAATCAGACGGAATATGCTGCCCTGCTCAGCGGTTATGGTTCGATGTCGCATTTGCGGGCTATCAACCCACTCCGCAAATAA
- the ylqF gene encoding ribosome biogenesis GTPase YlqF — MATIQWYPGHMVKGKRLVEENLALVDVIMELVDARLPLASRNPDIKSLTERKPRIIILNKSDLADPLQTKLWLQWFSGQGEIAIALSSSTGENLNRLPAAVQPLAAEALQKWVNKGRKPRAARLMMVGIPNVGKSSLINQLIGSRKAAAANRPGLTRQIQWVRIRGDLDLLDMPGILMPKINDQTVGMKLAATGAISDEVYNLEEVGRFLAAWLAAAYPKLLTERYCLTVPLPGDGELLLAQIGRNKGCLVAGNLVDLNRTAQMLLDDFRSGKIGRISLELPPVGQKAGQ, encoded by the coding sequence ATGGCGACAATTCAATGGTACCCGGGACATATGGTCAAGGGGAAGCGCTTAGTGGAAGAAAATCTTGCTTTGGTAGATGTAATCATGGAATTGGTGGATGCCAGATTACCTTTAGCCAGCCGCAATCCGGATATTAAATCGCTGACCGAGCGAAAGCCGCGGATTATTATACTGAATAAATCTGATTTGGCCGATCCGCTCCAGACCAAACTCTGGCTGCAATGGTTTTCAGGGCAAGGAGAAATCGCGATTGCCCTTTCCAGCAGCACAGGTGAAAATCTCAATCGCCTGCCTGCGGCGGTTCAGCCTTTGGCGGCAGAAGCGCTGCAAAAATGGGTCAATAAAGGCAGGAAGCCCAGAGCGGCCCGTTTAATGATGGTTGGTATCCCCAATGTGGGAAAATCTTCTTTGATCAATCAATTGATCGGCAGCCGAAAAGCAGCGGCAGCCAACCGTCCCGGCTTGACACGACAAATTCAATGGGTCCGGATCCGCGGTGACCTGGATCTTCTGGATATGCCGGGTATTCTGATGCCCAAAATCAACGATCAGACGGTCGGCATGAAATTGGCCGCGACCGGCGCAATCTCGGACGAAGTATACAACCTGGAAGAAGTCGGCCGCTTCTTAGCCGCCTGGCTGGCTGCAGCTTATCCCAAATTGCTGACCGAACGTTATTGTCTGACGGTGCCGCTGCCCGGGGATGGAGAGCTTTTGCTGGCACAAATCGGGCGCAATAAAGGATGTTTGGTTGCGGGCAATCTGGTCGATCTTAACCGCACTGCACAGATGCTTTTGGACGACTTTCGTTCGGGTAAAATCGGACGTATCTCACTGGAACTGCCACCTGTCGGTCAAAAAGCGGGGCAATAG
- the lepB gene encoding signal peptidase I, which produces MEEKRRKEMIEWVVALLIAAVAALLFRIYVAEFLRADGSTMRPTLESGERIISLKMGEAARGDIIVFQLPADPRRYFVKRVVGLPGEEISIAGGQVYINGTLLPETYLGSVSSEQTMAALIIPEDHYFVMGDNRAVSLDSRDSVMGTIPGKNIRGKAIAVYWPLRQIRIIR; this is translated from the coding sequence ATGGAAGAGAAAAGACGAAAAGAAATGATCGAGTGGGTTGTGGCCTTGTTGATCGCGGCAGTCGCAGCTTTGCTTTTTCGGATTTATGTGGCAGAATTCCTACGGGCAGACGGTTCCACAATGCGGCCGACCCTGGAAAGCGGCGAACGAATCATCAGCTTGAAAATGGGTGAAGCGGCAAGAGGAGACATTATTGTCTTTCAGCTGCCTGCCGATCCCCGACGTTATTTTGTCAAACGTGTGGTCGGCCTGCCCGGTGAGGAAATTTCCATTGCCGGCGGTCAGGTTTATATCAACGGCACTCTTTTACCGGAGACTTATCTGGGTTCGGTTTCTTCTGAGCAGACAATGGCTGCGCTGATCATTCCGGAAGATCATTATTTTGTGATGGGTGATAACCGTGCCGTCAGTTTGGACAGCAGGGATTCGGTGATGGGAACCATCCCCGGAAAAAATATCCGCGGTAAAGCAATCGCAGTTTATTGGCCGTTACGGCAGATCAGAATCATCCGGTAG
- the rplS gene encoding 50S ribosomal protein L19, with translation MHPTIVELEKGMMRSDLPAFKVGDTVRVHAKVVEGEKERIQIFEGLVIVRSGDGLRENFTVRKISYGVGVERTFPVQSPRIAKIEVLKRGLVRRARLYYLRKLVGKAATRVKEIR, from the coding sequence ATGCATCCCACAATCGTGGAACTTGAAAAAGGGATGATGCGTTCTGATTTACCGGCTTTTAAAGTTGGAGATACAGTGCGTGTGCATGCCAAGGTCGTAGAAGGCGAAAAAGAACGGATCCAGATTTTTGAAGGATTGGTAATTGTTCGTTCCGGTGATGGCTTGAGAGAAAATTTTACGGTCCGTAAAATCTCTTACGGCGTCGGAGTCGAGAGAACCTTTCCGGTGCAGTCACCCAGAATCGCCAAGATAGAGGTATTGAAGCGTGGTCTTGTCCGTCGCGCACGCCTGTATTATCTGCGCAAACTGGTTGGTAAAGCCGCTACTCGCGTGAAGGAAATTCGCTAA
- the trmD gene encoding tRNA (guanosine(37)-N1)-methyltransferase TrmD gives MRIDILTLFPEMFEGPLHTSILERAQKKGLVEIVLHQLRAYSLEKHHQVDEYPFGGGVGMLMRPEPVFAAWQSLCAALTQPPYLIYLSPSGKQLQQTDLQRLAQKPQIALLCGHYEGIDQRIIDQLADEELSIGDYVLTGGELPAMVLTDGLVRLLPGVLGHDESSDDESFRDGLLEYPQYTRPAVYEGAGVPAILLQGNHQKIAVWRRKQSLLKTWRVRPDLLAKARLDREDRILLAEILAESNLSYKTLSIAPLVNKDDL, from the coding sequence ATGCGTATCGATATCCTGACCTTATTTCCGGAAATGTTTGAAGGTCCCCTGCATACCAGCATCCTCGAACGGGCGCAAAAAAAAGGTTTGGTGGAAATCGTGCTGCACCAACTGCGCGCTTATTCTCTGGAAAAACATCATCAAGTGGATGAATATCCCTTTGGCGGTGGTGTCGGTATGCTGATGCGCCCGGAGCCGGTCTTTGCGGCCTGGCAATCGCTCTGCGCTGCTTTAACGCAGCCGCCCTATCTGATCTACCTCAGCCCCTCCGGCAAGCAGTTGCAGCAAACAGATTTGCAAAGGTTGGCGCAAAAGCCGCAGATTGCGCTGCTTTGCGGCCATTATGAGGGAATTGATCAAAGAATTATCGATCAGCTGGCAGATGAGGAATTATCCATCGGAGATTATGTCTTAACCGGCGGCGAATTGCCCGCCATGGTTTTAACGGATGGTTTAGTCCGTTTGCTGCCCGGTGTGCTGGGACACGATGAATCGAGTGACGATGAGAGTTTTCGTGACGGTTTGCTGGAATATCCGCAGTATACCCGCCCAGCCGTCTATGAAGGTGCCGGGGTACCGGCGATTTTATTGCAGGGTAATCATCAAAAAATCGCCGTCTGGCGCAGGAAACAGTCACTTTTAAAAACCTGGCGGGTTCGTCCCGATCTGTTGGCAAAAGCGCGTCTAGATCGGGAGGATAGGATTCTTCTCGCCGAAATCCTTGCGGAAAGTAATTTATCATACAAAACTCTCTCGATTGCACCACTTGTGAACAAAGACGATCTATGA
- the rimM gene encoding ribosome maturation factor RimM (Essential for efficient processing of 16S rRNA) codes for MSEEKRFQIGKITGTHGLKGEIKVFPLTDFPERFDQTKQMLAQSANGKEIWLHPLAARLHKGFIILKVAEFRDVNEATPWLQSVLTIAESELMPLPEGRYYIYQILGMAVYLEDGLFLGKVKDVLSPGSNDVYVVELSEEGRALATEEQTELLLPVIDEVILATDLLNKRITVKLLAGLL; via the coding sequence ATGTCGGAAGAAAAACGCTTTCAAATTGGTAAAATCACCGGAACGCATGGCTTAAAAGGGGAGATCAAAGTATTCCCGCTGACGGATTTTCCGGAACGTTTTGACCAAACCAAACAAATGCTGGCCCAGTCTGCCAATGGGAAAGAAATCTGGCTGCATCCGCTGGCTGCACGCCTGCATAAAGGCTTTATCATTCTAAAAGTTGCGGAATTCCGGGACGTGAACGAAGCAACCCCCTGGCTGCAGTCGGTGCTGACCATTGCAGAAAGTGAATTGATGCCGCTGCCGGAGGGCAGATATTATATTTATCAGATCCTTGGTATGGCTGTTTATCTGGAGGACGGTCTCTTTTTAGGTAAAGTCAAGGATGTACTGTCTCCCGGTTCCAACGATGTGTACGTTGTGGAGCTGAGCGAAGAAGGGCGTGCTCTTGCGACGGAAGAACAGACCGAACTGCTGCTGCCGGTGATTGATGAGGTAATTCTCGCTACCGATCTGCTGAACAAACGCATCACCGTCAAGTTGCTGGCCGGTTTGCTGTAG
- a CDS encoding KH domain-containing protein yields the protein MKALVEVMARALVDQPEQIVIKETETETEITYELSVAPEDMGKIIGRQGKIAKAMRTVLKAAAGKEQKRINLDIIDKVTAE from the coding sequence ATGAAAGCTTTGGTGGAAGTAATGGCAAGAGCGTTGGTAGATCAGCCCGAACAAATCGTAATTAAGGAAACCGAGACGGAAACTGAGATAACTTATGAGCTTTCGGTTGCACCGGAAGATATGGGGAAAATCATCGGTCGTCAAGGAAAAATTGCCAAAGCGATGCGGACTGTTTTGAAAGCAGCTGCCGGAAAAGAACAAAAGCGTATCAATCTGGATATTATTGACAAGGTGACGGCGGAATAG
- the rpsP gene encoding 30S ribosomal protein S16, which produces MATKIRLRRLGAKKAPFYRVVVADTHAPRDGKFIEEIGYYDPTTQPATLKIQEERAKAWLATGVQLSDRVRILFQKAGLL; this is translated from the coding sequence GTGGCTACAAAAATTCGTTTACGTCGTTTAGGGGCTAAAAAAGCACCGTTCTATCGTGTGGTTGTTGCAGATACCCATGCACCGCGCGATGGTAAATTCATTGAGGAGATTGGTTATTACGATCCGACAACCCAACCCGCTACTCTGAAAATTCAAGAGGAAAGAGCAAAAGCATGGCTGGCGACAGGAGTTCAGCTTTCTGACCGGGTTCGCATTCTTTTTCAAAAGGCCGGTCTTCTCTAA
- the ffh gene encoding signal recognition particle protein yields MFENLSEKLQNTLKRLRGKGRLTEADINEAMREVRVALLEADVNFKVVRDFVGRIKEKAMGAEILESLTPGQQVVKIVYDELVEMIGGTQSKLTVSSKLPTIIMLVGLQGAGKTTAAGKLANYLRKQGKKPLLVACDVYRPAAIEQLHVLGKQLGIPVYDQGQGDPVDIAKLSIGVALSQGRDTVLLDTAGRLHVDENMMDELKRIKASLHPHEILLIVDAMTGQDAVNVAGSFSDQIGIDGVILTKMDGDTRGGAALSIKTVTGKPIKFISSGEKMDTLEPFYPDRLASRILGMGDVMTLIEKAQENVDLEQAKAMEAKLRKNELDLDDFLKNMQQIKKMGPLSQLMKMIPGLPDIKEEDLDQSGLKKMEAIIQSMTLQERRKPELLNASRRKRIAAGSGTRVQDVNRMLKDFEETKKMMQQMTRASGKMQKTNQNRGNSLNPFGRIKF; encoded by the coding sequence TTGTTTGAAAACTTATCGGAAAAACTGCAGAACACTTTAAAACGTCTGCGCGGCAAAGGCAGGCTGACCGAAGCTGATATTAACGAAGCGATGCGCGAAGTGCGCGTTGCTTTGCTGGAAGCCGATGTCAATTTTAAAGTGGTGCGCGATTTTGTCGGCCGCATCAAGGAAAAAGCCATGGGCGCTGAAATCCTGGAGTCTTTAACACCCGGTCAGCAAGTGGTAAAAATCGTTTATGACGAACTGGTGGAGATGATCGGCGGCACCCAGTCGAAACTGACTGTCTCTTCCAAACTTCCCACCATTATCATGCTTGTGGGTCTGCAGGGTGCCGGTAAAACGACTGCTGCCGGCAAATTGGCCAATTACCTGCGCAAACAAGGAAAAAAACCGCTGCTTGTAGCCTGTGACGTCTATCGCCCGGCTGCCATCGAACAGCTGCATGTGCTAGGCAAACAACTCGGTATTCCCGTTTATGACCAGGGTCAGGGTGATCCGGTAGATATCGCCAAACTTAGCATTGGCGTGGCGCTTTCGCAGGGCCGCGATACGGTGCTGCTCGACACAGCCGGCCGTCTGCATGTGGATGAAAACATGATGGATGAGCTGAAACGAATCAAAGCCAGTCTACATCCGCATGAAATCCTGCTTATCGTCGATGCGATGACCGGTCAGGATGCGGTGAATGTAGCCGGCAGCTTCAGCGATCAGATTGGCATTGACGGGGTGATTCTGACCAAGATGGACGGCGATACCCGCGGCGGCGCTGCCTTATCCATCAAGACGGTCACCGGCAAACCGATTAAATTCATCAGTTCCGGTGAAAAAATGGATACATTGGAACCGTTTTATCCCGACCGTTTAGCTTCCCGCATCCTCGGCATGGGCGATGTGATGACGTTGATTGAAAAAGCGCAGGAAAACGTCGACCTGGAGCAGGCGAAAGCGATGGAAGCAAAACTGCGCAAGAATGAACTCGATCTGGATGATTTCTTAAAAAATATGCAGCAGATCAAAAAAATGGGTCCTTTGAGCCAATTGATGAAAATGATACCGGGGCTGCCCGATATCAAAGAAGAAGATCTGGATCAGTCCGGTTTGAAGAAGATGGAAGCGATCATTCAATCGATGACCCTGCAGGAACGCCGCAAACCGGAGTTGCTCAATGCCAGCCGCAGAAAGCGTATTGCAGCCGGCAGCGGCACCAGGGTGCAGGATGTCAACCGTATGCTGAAAGACTTTGAAGAGACCAAAAAGATGATGCAGCAGATGACCAGGGCGAGCGGTAAAATGCAAAAGACAAATCAAAACAGGGGGAATTCGCTGAACCCGTTTGGTAGAATCAAATTTTAA
- a CDS encoding DNA-binding protein codes for MEDKLQQTETINQLIDCYAGLFTDRQQQMLSMYYSDDYTLAEVAAAFDVSRQAVHDQVQRLVAHLEQYEAVLQLLQRNQAADKLAKEFQLVLDSLTAKLNEDETAALRCLLEKIRLI; via the coding sequence ATGGAGGACAAACTGCAGCAAACCGAAACGATCAATCAGCTGATCGATTGTTATGCCGGGCTTTTTACAGACAGGCAGCAACAGATGCTCAGTATGTACTATTCCGATGATTACACGCTGGCTGAAGTGGCGGCGGCGTTTGACGTCTCACGCCAGGCAGTGCACGATCAGGTACAGCGCCTGGTTGCGCATTTGGAGCAATACGAAGCTGTATTGCAGCTTTTGCAGCGCAATCAAGCTGCCGACAAGCTGGCGAAAGAGTTTCAGTTGGTGTTGGATTCGCTTACCGCTAAATTGAATGAAGATGAAACAGCGGCTTTGCGCTGCTTGTTGGAAAAAATCCGCTTGATATAG